gactgactccaatcaccggaacagtgaaatataccaggctatgcaaataggggtgttacataatgacCCCCTAGAATATGCTCTAGGCATGTGGTTTCTCAACCACCTTGATCCCTTGCCTTCTTTGcttatttttttacattttaacTAATCATTTTAGGACTTCAATTCCTCCATTCATAGCTTTAGATATTAAAAAactcaaataataaaataaagtataAGTATATGAATTGGAACAAGATTAAAATCAATGCATAACATTTCTAAAACTTAAACTAATCTCTTGGATGTCTAaattgtaaatttgagattttgctcAAAATTCCTTTATTTGGTCTACCAAACCATCCCCTAACACACAACTAAACTTAAGCAAAAGGCAAAAAAATTAGTACATTATCAAATCACACGTAATCATATAATCATTGCATAGTTTAGCAATTTTGTAAAATGTACTAAAAATAGAAAACTTTGTATAATGTCACGACCCGATCCCACATGCTGGACCAGCACTAGGAATTAGGTCAACATAAGGTCCCTAAAGCCCATAGTAAGTCCAACTAATGTCTAAACCATCCATTAAACCCATATTTGagcccaattttaagaaatcaaccggacaaagtttgaccataatatggaccatCCAACAGAGAGTTTttaactcactcgacctgtaatcTCAAAATAAATCCATttgggaagctcagctcacccttataATTATCCACAATcaatataaaatcaaatgggagttcaactccctcatccaacatAGCCATCCATCCACATATTacacatacatagattaataagttaCAACTCAAATTAATTAATCTGACAGTCCCAAACTAAATAAAATGATTCTACACATGAGGAGATCTAGAATTCAAATTTAATAATACAAAATATGGAAATAGTAACTAATGAACTtgcaaggaagaaagcaggttaaacaTAAGAATAAGCTTTCCTATAACatgaaaaaatagggtgaacaggagtaagcatttgactcatagagtaagatagtGATTTCacgtataatttctataactatctatgtTTAGTGCATCCTAAGAgtgaaatgcatcatcttcataTATTTTAAACAAAACAAATCATAATTACCTCAAAGGTAATCTAGAGCACTCACCCACCCGTATGTCACATCCAtactcatacatatatatataggagTTAATCCCCTACACAGCTCTCTTAGTTTCAACCTTTGCCAATGAAATCAATTCAAAattagactttctcttaataaccaAATGCGaaggccagcgagatcaactcaaagccatgcctaccctgacttatctataataaggatcaggtctcagctagtcaagctctagccgcgtctacccgtcctatccatatccatatacacaactcatacacaccaactcacacacatAGCTTCAGATCGCCATAAAGCAACAATCACAACAACATCGTCAAATACAAATGTAATACAAGGCGTGCCTAGCAAATAACTACgtacatatatctataagtgatgcataaATATACCTTGAATACATAATAATATCGAAAgtgtaaataaaatcaatatctactactCACAGAGAGGATGACCCGACTACGGCTAGTCTGACTGGATAGAAGAATATTAGCCGGCACTGTTCACCTATACATGTACATTGACCTCTATCAATTAACTGAcagaatgaattaattaatttaatctataAAAGCAAAAATAAATCCTAAGGTATTACTAAAATTTTGACAGAGCTTATCTTGTAACTTGACCTAACTCCCTACATGAAAATTCAATAAAACACAAAACATAGGGCCTTAGGCCCACAATAGCAACAATATTATACGGCCCCTCCTGGACCCACCAAACCAGACAATAGTCAAGTAACTatgcaaaataattatttaaaaattcaagatATTACATATAAAATTCATGAAATTTTATGAGGTGATTCCTAATATATTATACTAAAATATAGGAAAAAGAACCAAACAAAAGTCCAAAAGAAAACACAAAATAATAGCCAAAACACAATAGTCTCTGCGCAGACAACTTCTGGCTATTCAACATAAACTCATAATTGTATGCCAATCTATAAAGATAATCCAGGAAACAAGAATTAGATAATAAACTAGGCATTATAACATGCAATTTTATAGCAagaatcattaaaaaaaaagttttaaaaatcaAGTCATGTCTATTAAAAAAATCAGACGTGTGCAGTGACATGCTTTTATGTGTCTAAACttcaaaaaatcataattttagtGAGAAAATGATTTTTAAATGACTCGGAAAGGTTAATTTGCATGTAAATATCCAAACCAaaccattaaaaataaaatcagaaaaaaaaaaaattcccatcAAAGGCTCAAAATTAAATAGAAACAAAAGTGATACAAGGAAATGCATATGGAGTTGTTGGTCTCAAATCCTACTTTTGATTTGGTTGGTTTTTCTTTTGGATTTAAATTCCTTGCGCCACAAAGGGATGAAAATGTATTTTAAaaagtatataatatatttaagctttttaatttatttcgataccactttaatttgatttttaataaaaagtaatataattatttttttttcagtttAATTCGACTCCAGAAACTAGCCACCCAAAGTCCAAATCCACCTTTGCCTGGTCCAGATTGACATGCTAACAGATTGGAAGGAAGCATAGCTGGTGATAAAGtggaatttcttttctttttttttaagacAATCTTCCTTTTTTTCAACTAGACAAAACAATCCAAAAAAACATAAACGTCATAATCCACCAATGCCTTTCAAATGCTGCCAACTCCTGCTTTGTGGGTCCCGATAAAACCCATTTTCGCTTTCAAGTTTTTGTTTCTATCTAATCAGCTCTCATAATTCAATGCCTTCAATGTATTATTTCCTATAAAACATGTTGCagttttggcttatgaaacttTTCTTCTCGTACGTTTCTCTAAGTACATACCAGAAAATTAAAGATCCTAACCTAACGTTCCtttaattcttctttctttttgtgtTGTATCTTTATCATCTACAAAGCCTTCCAGCAAAGCTTGGCCACAGATTCTTCAAGTTTATATTATTCTCTATATATATCTCTCTAGTATTCTCTCATCTCATGCATATCCCTTCCTTGCATAGTAAAATTTAAGTTCTTGATAGATTTTGCCTATACTATCCTTGCTTCCTTAAAGAATTTGCTTACCACCCTCATGAGAATTCCTTTAATTTATATGGAGATATAGATATTTGAGTCTTTTCAGAAACACATATTGGCATTTTCCCCCACCAAAATCGTATTCTCTTGTCAATTCCaagtctctctctttcttttccaaTTAACTTTTTGTTTTCTTGGTTTTTTTCTTGGTTTTCTTTTGGGTTTCTGTTTCACTTCCTAAAGGTTTCCAAGAACTACAACTTCCCACGTGCGGTTGTGGAAATGGCATGGATCATGCTCATGATTGACTACTCAAGACTCGTTTGGCTCCTCTTTGGTGTCTTCTTTTATGAAAATCATGAGGGAACGCCTCGGATTTAGAGCTCTCCGTCTCTTTTTAACTCGTATATATATCATATGCATATaagtactctctctctctctctctctctataactTGTACTTATCTACCATCACAGAAAGTAGAGTTCAAAATTTCTCAAGATTTTTCAAAATAAAGCTTTTCACGGAAGCTTTCCCATATAAAAAACATGTACAAAAATCAAGTTGGGTTACAGGAAACAGATGCCGACCATGGCTATGTTGAAACCGATCCTACGGGCCGGTATGGTCGGGTAAGTTCTTATTAGTTTCTTTCTGTGCATGTGCTTGCATACATCTTTATGAATATTATAGAGCTTACCAACCATGGTCTAAACATGATTGAAATTAGTTTACTATAATTAAGTACTAACTGCTCCaccatttttatattttatttttttttattttttcaattgaaCGTTTGGCAAACTGGGGTTTTAATTATCTTGAAATTATCGGATAGAAAAAATCATAGATGACGGAGTTTCTTTTGTTTCACTTTACCACTGCTGCAGAGACTTCTGGACTAGGAGTGTGTATTTATGCATTTTTTTTGTCGTTTAGTACTTTTCAGTGTTTTACTAATTACTAGGGGTAGACCTGCTTTGGTTTTGttaggaaaaaaaaatctaattagcaTTTGATTTTGGGTGGATATTGTTGCAAAAGTTAATATGAAGTTGATAGTTAGCTATTTTAGAGATTTAAAATATATACCAAATGTATcttgaaaataatttttgtgGCTTTTAATCAACCTGTATCCACCGTTATGTTTTTCTCAGCTCTAAAATAGACTccttagtttaatttaatttggaTGTGGCTTATAGTCATGACCTCAAGATCAGTTTCATATTCTTGATGATCATTACTTAATTGGGTGATCATGATCATCAAGAAAGAGGAAAACAGACTGCAGTTTGTAATTCTAGAGTCACAGAGGGAAACAGACAGAAGATTGTCAATTTAGTCAATTGTGAAGCTATTATAATTGGTAAACGTGAAATGGATGAATGATGGTGAAAATCAATGATTCAAATTTAAGAAATGCAAACAGATATGCATCTTAGGAAGCAAAATAATTTCAGAGGCAATAGTTCATTAATATGATATCATAGTTTAATTTCAATTAGTATTCAATCCTTGcatttgtaattaaatttcaaCAAATGTTAAAGTGTTCCAAAGCCTTACTTTACTTTCTTTCTCAGCATTTGAGAAGCAATTTTGTTTTCCTTGGTTGTTTTGGCCAATCGACTGTTACTTCATCAATAGCTGATTAACGAGACTATGGTTGTGTTTTCATGGACAGTTTGAACAAATTCTTGGAAAAGGAGCAATGAAAACAGTATACAAGGCAATTGATGAAGTCCTAGGAATGGAGGTGGCATGGAACCAGGTAAAACTCAATGAGTTGCTTCGCTCGCCTGAGAACTTGCAGAGGCTATACTCTGAGGTTCACCTTCTCAGCACCCTCAACCATGACTCTATAATCCAATTCTACACCTCTTGGATTGATGTTCATCTAAAGACCTTCAACTTCATCACTGAAATGTTTACTTCTGGAACTCTAAGAGAGTAATCTCCTTCCCTATCATTTTGAGAGTATGTTATTTCACCTGATAAACTTGTTACCATAACTGAAATGGTTAACAACTGTCTTATGTGATGCAGATACCGGAAAAAATATAAGCGAGTTGACATTCGAGCCATTAAGAACTGGGCTTGTCAAATCTTACAAGGTCTTGTGTATCTACATGGCCATGATCCTCCAGTAATTCATAGAGACCTGAAATGTGACAACATCTTTGTCAATGGCCATCTTGGACAGGTCAAGATTGGTGATCTAGGCCTTGCAGCAATCCTCCGGGGTTCTCAATCAGCACATAGTGTCATAGGTActtattaattataatcattgAAACACATAAACATGTATGTCCATTTCAGCTAATTGTATAATTTCTAAACTTGTGGTAACATTTGTTAGGCACTCCGGAATTCATGGCACCAGAATTATACGAAGAGAATTACAATGAGCTTGTTGATGTTTACTCATTTGGCATGTGTGTTTTAGAGATGCTTACATCTGAATATCCATATAGTGAATGTGTTAACCCAGCACAAATTTACAAGAAAGTGACTTCGGTAAATTCCAGTTCTGATGCCAAGATTTATAATTGTTATCAAGCTAGAGTATGACATGCATACCAATTCCGTTATGCAGGGGAAGCTTCCTGCTGCATTCTATCGGATTCAGGACTTGGAAGCACAGCAATTCATTGGAAAATGCTTAGTAACTGCATCAAAGAGGTTATCAGCAAAAGAACTACTGCTTGATCCATTTCTTGTATCTGATGAAGCTGATCCATCACCTGTTACGAGGTCTGGAAATCAGAAGCCATTTTTGAATTGTAGGGAAATGGAGAAGCTACAATTGAGAGGGGATCCACCAAGGACAGACATGACTATCACGGGGAAGCTCAACCCTGAAGATGATACCATCTTTCTTAAAGTACAAATTGCTAATAAAGATGGTATGGCTTTTGTTCTTCATGTGTACAATGTTTCACCTTTATTGTATGCATATATTTTGCAATCCTTAGACAGGTTAGCTTTAATATGCATGTTTTAATTGGCTTGTAGTTTTAGTCAATCCTGGATCTCAAGTGCTTCAACAGTCTTGACAGATAGCTCTCCTATGGTCTATTGCAGGTACTCTAAGGAATATATATTTTCCTTTTGACATTTTACATGATACACCAATGGATGTTGCAATGGAGATGGTCAAGGAGCTGGACATAGATGATTGGGAGCCTCTTGAAATTGCTGAAATGATTGATGGGGAGATTTCATCTCTAGTGCCAAATTGGAAGAAATGGGATTTGCCTCAAATTGAAGAGTATCATACATTCAACTACCAAGAAGATGATGGGAATAATCATCCTTTCGATTCTTCCTCCACTTGTTCATCATCTCAAGCATCCATATCGAGATTAATGACACATTCTCTCCAAGGTATGTGTCCCATAATTCCTTTAAGTTGTTCTGATCTTATAACTCGTCATGTAGTTCCTATTTGAACCATAAATGGCTCTCTGACCTGCCCAAATACTTAGTGGTA
This is a stretch of genomic DNA from Hevea brasiliensis isolate MT/VB/25A 57/8 chromosome 12, ASM3005281v1, whole genome shotgun sequence. It encodes these proteins:
- the LOC131171437 gene encoding probable serine/threonine-protein kinase WNK4 isoform X1 produces the protein MYKNQVGLQETDADHGYVETDPTGRYGRFEQILGKGAMKTVYKAIDEVLGMEVAWNQVKLNELLRSPENLQRLYSEVHLLSTLNHDSIIQFYTSWIDVHLKTFNFITEMFTSGTLREYRKKYKRVDIRAIKNWACQILQGLVYLHGHDPPVIHRDLKCDNIFVNGHLGQVKIGDLGLAAILRGSQSAHSVIGTPEFMAPELYEENYNELVDVYSFGMCVLEMLTSEYPYSECVNPAQIYKKVTSGKLPAAFYRIQDLEAQQFIGKCLVTASKRLSAKELLLDPFLVSDEADPSPVTRSGNQKPFLNCREMEKLQLRGDPPRTDMTITGKLNPEDDTIFLKVQIANKDGTLRNIYFPFDILHDTPMDVAMEMVKELDIDDWEPLEIAEMIDGEISSLVPNWKKWDLPQIEEYHTFNYQEDDGNNHPFDSSSTCSSSQASISRLMTHSLQDDLLDDASSQSSSHSGSYSIMNYISGDDHKFDMSTARRDNKHPIRTQNATRFCPQDNSSSDIGQTIAKDAYKHCKLLLESQYGASSSKHKRLMDNRRLTRNHSLVDIRSQLLHRSLVEEVNKRRLFKTVGSVENVGFQAPPEDSKKVAKWHSRIHAEEK
- the LOC131171437 gene encoding probable serine/threonine-protein kinase WNK4 isoform X2, encoding MYKNQVGLQETDADHGYVETDPTGRYGRFEQILGKGAMKTVYKAIDEVLGMEVAWNQVKLNELLRSPENLQRLYSEVHLLSTLNHDSIIQFYTSWIDVHLKTFNFITEMFTSGTLREYRKKYKRVDIRAIKNWACQILQGLVYLHGHDPPVIHRDLKCDNIFVNGHLGQVKIGDLGLAAILRGSQSAHSVIGTPEFMAPELYEENYNELVDVYSFGMCVLEMLTSEYPYSECVNPAQIYKKVTSGKLPAAFYRIQDLEAQQFIGKCLVTASKRLSAKELLLDPFLVSDEADPSPVTRSGNQKPFLNCREMEKLQLRGDPPRTDMTITGKLNPEDDTIFLKVQIANKDGTLRNIYFPFDILHDTPMDVAMEMVKELDIDDWEPLEIAEMIDGEISSLVPNWKKWDLPQIEEYHTFNYQEDDGNNHPFDSSSTCSSSQASISRLMTHSLQDDASSQSSSHSGSYSIMNYISGDDHKFDMSTARRDNKHPIRTQNATRFCPQDNSSSDIGQTIAKDAYKHCKLLLESQYGASSSKHKRLMDNRRLTRNHSLVDIRSQLLHRSLVEEVNKRRLFKTVGSVENVGFQAPPEDSKKVAKWHSRIHAEEK